A genomic window from Accipiter gentilis chromosome 1, bAccGen1.1, whole genome shotgun sequence includes:
- the B3GALT1 gene encoding beta-1,3-galactosyltransferase 1 — protein sequence MASKVSCLYILTVVCWASALWYLSITRPTSSYTGHRQLSSISIARKNVSFGNIRTRPINPHSFDFLINEPNKCEKSVPFLVILISTTHKEFDARQAIRETWGDENNFKGIKITTLFLLGKNADPVLNQMVEQESQIFHDIIVEDFIDSYHNLTLKTLMGMRWVATFCSKAKYVMKTDSDIFVNMDNLIYKLLKPNTKPRRRYFTGYVINGGPIRDVRSKWYMPRDLYPDSNYPPFCSGTGYIFSADVAELIYKTSLHTRLLHLEDVYVGLCLRKLGIHPFQNSGFNHWKMAYSLCRYRRVITVHQITPEEMHRIWNDMSSKKHLRC from the coding sequence ATGGCTTCAAAGGTCTCATGCTTATACATTTTGACAGTAGTTTGTTGGGCAAGCGCTCTTTGGTACTTAAGTATAACTCGCCCTACTTCTTCCTACACTGGCCACAGACAGCTCAGTAGCATATCCATAGccagaaaaaatgtttcctttggcaACATAAGAACTCGACCTATAAATCCACATTCCTTTGACTTTCTTATCAATGAACCCAACAAATGTGAGAAGAGCGTCCCTTTTTTGGTCATTCTTATCAGCACAACTCACAAAGAGTTTGATGCAAGGCAAGCCATTCGAGAAACGTGGGGAGACGAAAACAACTTTAAAGGAATTAAAATCACCACACTATTTCTTCTCGGAAAAAATGCAGATCCTGTGTTAAATCAAATGGTAGAGCAAGAAAGCCAAATTTTTCACGACATTATTGTGGAAGATTTTATTGACTCTTATCATAACCTCACTCTGAAAACGTTGATGGGGATGAGGTGGGTAGCAACGTTTTGTTCAAAAGCAAAGTATGTTATGAAGACAGACAGTGATATTTTTGTAAATATGGATAATCTTATTTATAAGCTGCTCAAACCTAACACCAAGCCAAGGAGAAGGTACTTCACTGGTTACGTTATAAACGGAGGACCAATAAGAGATGTTCGCAGTAAGTGGTACATGCCAAGAGATTTGTATCCCGACAGCAATTACCCACCCTTCTGTTCGGGCACCGGCTACATTTTTTCAGCTGATGTAGCGGAACTGATTTACAAAACCTCCCTTCATACCAGACTTCTTCATCTTGAAGACGTGTATGTTGGACTCTGTCTTCGGAAGCTGGGCATTCACCCCTTCCAAAACAGTGGCTTCAATCACTGGAAAATGGCCTACAGCTTGTGCAGGTACCGCAGGGTCATCACAGTGCACCAGATAACACCAGAAGAAATGCACAGAATTTGGAATGACATGTCCAGCAAGAAACATCTTAGATGTTAA